The region gggggctgaagactgatggccggcctgggagagaggtctaaggggaggggtttccccctcccctttggaattttttgcatttccagggggccttagatgcaatttggtgcaatatagcacacttcaccacccactccattttgtaaacttaattttgtattttcacctggcctaagatgcaatttggtgctccaaatgatatttttttctcatttggaaatgaaaaaggggttttctgacttgcgaaccggggggggggggcggaatgatacttccgcccctccacatttttcactggggggctggcgcccccagcccccccggttcctacgcccttgcataatgctacacatgatcttagccaaaaggccgagaagatATTGAAAATCAGTTCAGGTCAGCGCCATTTAGTGTATACTGTTGGACGTATGGTAGTAAAGTGCTACTGCATAGGAGATAAATATTTTAACCATCGAAATTTGCGGTAAATGTCACCTCGTCTCGACGAAGGTATATAAGTTAACtaaaacattacaaatgtaAGCATTATAGGGGCCCAGTGACATTTAAGAATACGTGATATCAGCGAAATACTAAAGGTTTTTCTTCTTGTTCTGGAGTTGAACATCATAATCTTTCTCTGCCACATGCATGGGTTAACGGTAAGGGTGAGATCAGCTTCTCCACTGTGTGAACGAGCTGCACTGAAATAAGGTGCTGGAATTCCTTAATACCCCCACCACCCGCACTCCCTTCCATCTCTACCCACCACCCCCTGGCCATTTTCCTAAATTAAATTACTCCTATTGGTTTTGAAACTTCTCTTTCAAGTCGAAAACTGTTTCTTTAACCAGCAGCATTGGATAAGTATAGCATCCAATCAATGTTAATCAAATCGTAACTTGCCCCCCACCcggccaccccacccccctctcaatatatatatatatatatatattcacgcGTTTGTGAGTTATTGCAAACAATTTATTACATTTGATTGTTTACCCTTTTACTTGATGAATAAAACACAACATTCGGTCGATCGTATATGTACCAATGTAAAGTAAAGAGAAATCAAGAAAATCCCACTAAAACATTCTGTGACTGTGCTAACTTGAAGCGATGATTTGAGGCTCTTTCCCTTTCTTTTCATTATTCGTTCACCTTTTGACCTTTATCCTTCGACAAGTTCTGAAgcctttaatatttttttttcacgaaCTGTGTATGTGGAACCTTGTCAGTCATTTTATACAGCGGAGCCAGATAAGGTAATGTTTTTCCAAATAATCACACAACCTTTGAACTATATGATGATAAATAAGAATCGAAGAATATGCAGCATTTAATGTGAGAAAGATTTGATTGAATTTACTGTCGTAAAAGTGTACACTTTGATATGACAGATATAACCATcgacaacatatatatatatatatatatatatatatatatatatatatatatatatcatatcactCATAGTCATACTTTGTTCCTCGCCCTAATGATATTCAATAGGTTGTCGATGGTTCCCCCACAAATTAATTCCTATCCTCTGCATTCCCCATAGTCCCCGGTCATCCAGAAACAGATTTGAGCAAATTTTAAAGGAGTCACTTTTACCGCTAAGTTTCTCTCACGTGTCGATCCATCCTCCAGGTAGAATATCTGGTGTCCAGTAAAGATGCCGACTACATTCCTCTCCCAGTTTCGGGTGAATTTGTTCCATCTACGGACGTATATCCCCGCCCCGATACTCTGTGGTGTTCCGTCGCACTGTTGGTATAAAATCTCCATCGTTTCTTCCATGACTTTACAGAATCGGTAGTTCAAAGTCGGCCTCGCGATCTCATCGAAGGAACTGAAATGGATCCGCTTACCTTCTCCGACATTCGCAACGGATCCCACACTGACGTTGAGAAAATCACGATCCGCCTCTCGCTTCAGTTGGATGAGGGCGTAGTTCTTATCAACCGGAAGCTCTGCTTTACCTTTCTTACCCTTCGGGGGTTTTGATGACCACTCCTTGGGAACAAAGATCTTCTTGACCGGAATCCAACGGAAAGCTTCCTTCCAATTCTTTCCCATCTCTTCATCCCGAGATAACTGTCTCTTTTGGCGAATGCCGACTTCAAAGTCTCGTATTTTATTGATCATCTTACGGCCGTTGTGGACGCAACTTGCAGCTGTCAGGACGTGTATTTCACTGATCAAGACGCCGGAACAACCGGACGAAATCTTCACATTTGTCGTAAAGGGAGTTTGGTTCAACCACTCCCTGTCGGTGATTGTAAAGCGAGTGTCGTCGCCGACGATAACCTCTCTCCGTCGTCGACTGTCAGATTTAGTCTCTTTCTCTCGTAATTTCAATCTCCTCTCGCCGTCTCTCCATCTGTTGAGGTAGCGTAAAAAATCCGAATCCAAATCGATTTCGACAACCTTATCTGTACCTTCGTCAGTAAATACTTCGTACGCAAACTCATTTACAGCCTTTGTATCTGTTACTGTATCGTTCACGTAACCTTTACACTCAGGTCCACAAAATAGAATATCTTCTAAGGTATTTTCCTCCTCATCTTCAGTAGCTGCCTCTCCTTCGTGCTCTCGTAGAGGGGGAGATGGTTTACTCGGAAACTGGATCGTGTGCCATGTAACCACCCGCTTTGAGGTCCACGGTTTACGGATATTTACCAATCCTGAGGTTGGAACAGCAGCGGTGTCTCTATCTACCGCTATGCAATGGTTAAATGCTAAAAAAAGGGTTAAAACAACGGAAACCCACATGTTTGAAAAGCAAGGATGAATTTCCCTTTTGTAAtaggaagaaggaaaagaaacgTTTATAATTCCATTTACATTACCGAAGAAAATGTTTTCGACTAAATCGTAGTTCACGTTGCATCTCTGTACGCTATACCGTACGTCTCCGTCGCTGCGATTAATTCCTTAAAGCAAAACACAGTCTTGTATATGAGTTGCGAGTAACTCATtcctttatttttaaaattacaaATCCAATAACTCCAATAAATCGAAATCTTTGTTTTGAAATCAGTAGTGATTTGAAGAGGAAAGAGTCCCGTCGTTCGAATAGTGAAACCAAACAGCATTTAAAACGAAACGAATTCACACAGCGCGTCTGAAGGAGGCACCATGAAGAGGGCGTGACCTAACAATCATGAAGAAGTAATACAGTGTTTTGATTGGATCGAGGCAAAATACGTCATGCCAGGATATCGCTCTGGGGTGCAAGAAAATTGCGCGAAGTTCATATTTAGCAAAAATGTGAGTAGTAATTGCAGGATAGGTTAGATTGTGTAGGCCGACGACCCACTGGGATACTGCAGGTGGTTTTCTCCGGTTCCCTGCGGGTATCTATGGCTAGCCAGCCAGTTTTGTCAAAGAAAATCGCCGCTGTGATTTTTGATGACAACGTTCCAGCCATTTTTAAAGTGATACAACATTTTCCCACAATGTGCTACCGTACTATACTAGATGGTAAATGAAGGTCCACTTGTTTGTACATGTTTAGATACTCACTTGACGGTAATACCGTCATGATCACATCGTTATAGTCTCTCGATGTAAGGCGATTGGggttgaggggggagggggtgggggagggggggggtgggtggggatcAAGCTGTTTGGTTTTCGGACACAGATCTTTATCTTGGGTGACTTGTATTACAAAGTGAATTGATCACCCTTcctaaggaaaatataaacttatattattCACAGCCTAATATTCTCTTTCATTGCATTTTGCGTATAATTATAGCATTATCTACCTATTTTGGTTATCCCTATATCAGAATATATATCCCTACGTCAATACACTGTGTGCACTAATGCATGAAGTTGTCTATCACTTTTTTAGCTCATGTGAGTTAAGTTTTCATACATGCgatcatattttataaattttaggTCACCAGGTCACGAGAGGTAAATTACTGAAAAAACGCAAAAAATGATACCCCTGCTATAGAGCGTTTGTCCAAATCCGCTAAAATGTTGTGTATATAACGTTTGAACAAACGTTTGAAAAGTTGTTCAGGAAAAAATATGTTTGTCGTCAtgtgatacccccccccccaaaaaaaaaggcctTCTGTAGAGTTTTCAATATTAATGAAATGTAGGCCATTTATCACATGCAATGATCAtgcagtttgtttttttcaactttttagtATACGTTTTGGTGCCGTGAATGGCAAAATGTGTTCCgtcattttgggaaataatAGTACCCTTGggcgacttgatcaagtcaaatatttacttgttattcAAGTATCCTAGTTCTATTTCATTCTCTCTGCAAAAGGACGACTTGGCAGATTTGCATCTTGAACTTTTCCACATTTTGTGTGTGAATACGACATGTCAGAGTTACCTTTATCGTTGAAAGCGATTCCGATTACTGCTCTTTAACGTTTCTATGTGGTACCtcgattgtaaacaagttgCAAGTcgttatattattgtatgagAGCAATTTTCGTCAGCAATTTTGGGTCAGCACAATTCAAACTTGATATTCACAACATAATGGCAGATTTAGCAGtggactattttttttttttttacattttcgtACTATTATTGCATGGATGAAAACTACGAAGTGCATGtactgttggttctttgtttttgcaatggaGCATGGTTTACCCTAGTAACGAGTACAACGATCAATTGCataatttaaagggtgtgaagactcgcgcaaaaagaaacgtctaatgccggcaatctgacctagtttcgaatgatgtgtaacagaagtgttagacaccaccatcgatcccagaaaatacacacacacacacagcttgctgctgtcagtaattagacactagtgtacagtcagtacatacagctgcggtcaatacacacagcacagtgtacaaacgacacagcgatggacatcgcaggtcaagctaaagataacaaggtattcacgtttcattactgtctgcattttgtagcgacacgaacaaaacgtcacttgcaagcaacggaaaagttaactttttcagagcgcggcacacggtttgggcgagtcttcaatacctgttacacctcattcgaaactaggtcaaattaccggcattagacgtttcttcttgcgcgagtcttcacatcaCCCTTTAAGTTCGTGGCACCATATATAGGTTCAATCAATGACAATTCAAACCTATGAAACTCGTTATGCATGGCGTGTGTGGGTATGTGTATGGTTTGGCTGTGTGGTGTGCGCGCTGCCTTCTTGTAACACCCAGTGTCTCTAAAAGTGTATGATTGGCAACCCTTTATGCGTGGTATGGTTGCCCATATTAGATAGGGACCTTATTGACTTTATTGGAGGTCAAGAGTCATCCGAAGTCAACAAGATGAAACAGTGACAGCACTATATACCTATACCTTATAAACCTCAAGAACGGAAACTTGTAGGTCACCCATTCTGTGTTGGACAAACCCCTTGATATTTggggttaattaattaattaatgaatgcCAGTGTCATTTGACGTATAATCTAGCTCAAATGTGAACGTGACCATAGCTAAGGAAATGTAACATTGACAAGTCTCCTTCTTCCTACGAGGTGTCAGTTTTAAgtaaatatgtatttaatttTTGTGAAGGTCAAAATTCATCAAAGGGTCAACAGAATCTGC is a window of Apostichopus japonicus isolate 1M-3 chromosome 21, ASM3797524v1, whole genome shotgun sequence DNA encoding:
- the LOC139962861 gene encoding serine protease 23-like, with protein sequence MWVSVVLTLFLAFNHCIAVDRDTAAVPTSGLVNIRKPWTSKRVVTWHTIQFPSKPSPPLREHEGEAATEDEEENTLEDILFCGPECKGYVNDTVTDTKAVNEFAYEVFTDEGTDKVVEIDLDSDFLRYLNRWRDGERRLKLREKETKSDSRRRREVIVGDDTRFTITDREWLNQTPFTTNVKISSGCSGVLISEIHVLTAASCVHNGRKMINKIRDFEVGIRQKRQLSRDEEMGKNWKEAFRWIPVKKIFVPKEWSSKPPKGKKGKAELPVDKNYALIQLKREADRDFLNVSVGSVANVGEGKRIHFSSFDEIARPTLNYRFCKVMEETMEILYQQCDGTPQSIGAGIYVRRWNKFTRNWERNVVGIFTGHQIFYLEDGSTRERNLAVKVTPLKFAQICFWMTGDYGECRG